The Candidatus Zixiibacteriota bacterium genome contains the following window.
ATCGCTACTTTAGTCGCCATGAAATCCTCCACCTTCCGTGCTATTTGCGCAAAAAGACGTACACTATCCCTATCGAGAATTGCCACCCGGAGTAGTTGCTAATTCCCGCGATATCGCCATTGAATTTGTTGTCGAGGTACTTGACCATCGTGTCGAACGAGAGGGCCTCGGTGAGTGGGATTTCGGCGCCGCCGCCGAGCCACCAGCCCCAGTCGGATTCGCTCGCGACCGAGCCGTCGGTGTAGCGCGCCCAGTAGGAGTCGTAGGGTCCGAGCGTGGCGGTTTCGCGGCCGATGATGAAGGCGCCGCCGCCTTCGAGATAAGGCCGGGCCTTGCCGGGAAACTGAGTGCTGAAGGGGGAAACCTTCAGACCAAGCTGCATTGGAAAGATCGAGGCCTGGCCGAGAAATTGACCGTCGAAGACGCCGTTGACGTAGACATCGAAGGTGATGTCGCCCTTGGAATAAGAGCCGAGGTTCAGGACACCGGCGAGCCAGCGGGTCAGGTAGTAATTGGCGTAGGCTTCGACGTAGAAGTTGGTGCGGTTGCCGAACAGCTTGACTTCGTCATTGGGCTGATTGAGCTCGTTGGATTTGTTGGTGAACAGCCCGAGGCGCACCCCCAGCGCGGTGGTTCCGGCAGGTTGCGAGGCCGCCGCCGCCGCGGTCAGGAGCATGGTCAGAATGAACGCCGAGACAATCGACTTAGCCAATATATTCCTCTGCCATTTCGATAAGCCGCTCATCGACTTTCTTCAAGGAATATACCGCTTCCGTGAGTTCCGCACCAACAATTTCGTTGCCGCGCAAGGCGACCATTTGACCGAACTTGCCGTCGCGGATGAAGTCGACAGCAGCCGAACCGTAGCGCGTCGCCAGTACGCGATCGAAGGCGGTGGGCGCGCCACCGCGTTGGATATGGCCGAGAATTACGGCGCGGGCTTCGAATTTGGTGCGCTTCTCGATTTCGTCGGCCAGCAAGGTGCCGATGCCGCCGAGGCGGACATGGCCGAACTGGTCGACGCCCATGTCTTTGACGATAAGCGAACCGTTGGCATCGACCTTGTTGTCGAAGGAGACCTTGGCGCCTTCGGCGACAACCACGATTGAGAAGTCTTTCCCGCGCTTGTGACGTTTGCGGATCAATTCGCAGACCTTGTCGACCAGAACGGGGCGCTCAGGGATCAAGATCACGTCGGCGCCGCCCGCGACGCCGGCGTAAAGGGCGATCCAACCGGTGTGGCGACCCATGACTTCGATCACGAGAACACGGTTGTGCGACTCGGCGGTGGTGTGCAGACGGTCGATGGCCTCCATCGCGATATTGATCGCGGTGTCGAAGCCGAAGGTAGTATCGGTGCCGGAGAGGTCGTTGTCGATGGTCTTGGGAATTCCAACGACGTTGATGCCGAGAGCGGACATCTTCTGGGCGACCCCCAGTGTATCTTCCCCGCCAACCGCCACAATGCAATCGAGTTCGAGGTCTTTGATGTTTCGCAAGACTTCCTCGATACCGTCGCCGTTCTTGAACGGGTTGGTTCGGGAGGTCTTCAAGATGGTGCCGCCCCGGTGGAGGATACCGGAGACATCGTTGATGCCGAGGGGCTGGACGTTGGTGTCGCCCATGAGGCCTTTCCAGCCTTCGCGAATTCCGACGATTTCCCAGCCGTTCTTATTGATGCCTTTGCGGACGACGGCCCTGATGACAGCGTTGAGGCCGGGGCAATCACCGCCGCCGGTCACGATTCCTACACGCAACTTATTACCTCCATGTTATTTCCATATCACATCCATTATCGGCAGGCGCGCCCAATTTAGTACGCGCTGTCCAGAATCAACCTCACTTTGATAATACGTTCGCCGCGGCGAATTTTCAAATTCACAGAATCGCCCGGCGCGACGACCAACTGTTGCTCAACTTCTGCCAGCGGCGTCCCAACCGTGCTCGTCGCGTTGACGGACAGCAGTTGGTCCCCGGGCTCGATCAGGCCAGCGGCAGCCGAGCCAGTGCGGACGGCGTCAACGAAAACGGTATCATTTTGTGAGCGCAGCGTGAGACCGGTGCGCTCAAAGCCGGACAGTGCGGGCGCGGGACCGGCCAGTGGCGCGAGGTAGAGCTTTTCGTTGGCGTAATCGAAGGTGACGCGGAAGCGTTTGAGCAAGCCGGCGCCGATGTTACCGGCCGTGTGTTCGCCGGAGAAGATCCCCGCGGAGCTGGTCGAGAAGTTGACCAGAAGGGAGTCAACGCGCCGGCCGCAGAGTTCAATCGCGGGCAGGACTCCCATCAATCCGGTCGAGCCGCCACCAATGCCGACAGCGCGGATTTCCTGGTATTGACTGCGGTCGCCGCCGATCAGTCGGTTCCGCTGGACAAAAGGAGAGTTGAAGTCGATGGTAGAGCCGGAGCCGGTGTCGATGCGAAACAGGCCGGGGATCGAATCATTGACCTTCCCGGCGACATAGGGCAGATGAAAATCGATGGTGAGGTCGCAATAATCGCCCCACGACGCGCGCGGCGCGGTCGCGTTACTGTAAAGGACCAGGAGTTTCTTGTCGTAATCGATGCTGACGATGCAGCGGCTGAGCACATCGTAGCCGATGATGCCGTCGATGGTACGGTTGCTCGCCTGCTCAATGGCGGAGAGATCAACGGCAAAGACGGGCAGGTCGACGAACTCGAGGGTGCCGATGACCAGGCGGTCGAGTTTGTAGGCGGGTGTTTGCTGGGCGCCGCCGACGCCATGCGCTTCGATATCCGCCAATTTGGAGACATTCAGCGAATCGACAAGTCGTGCATTGATGGCCGAGCCGCCGGCGCCGCTGTCGAAGATGAAGTAGTGTTTGCGCCGGTCATCGATGTTGACTTCGACATAAGCGTGATTATTCCAGAACTCGAAGGGAACGATAACGGAGTCGCTCTTGATGGTCGTGAGCGCTTCGGTGCCAGCGCGCGGGTCGCGGAAGAGCGCATTGTCGATGGGCTGGTTAAATTTGGCGGAGAGCACTTCGTTGGAGCCTGCGACCAGGCCGGCCTCGGTGCGTTCGATGGTCCGAAACGGCACCATCACGCCGTCGACGGCGCGGTAGTCGAAGTAGGTGGAGATGATCGTGGCCAGATCCATGTCGACGACAGTCTGATAGATCAGATAGGTTTGCTTGTTGATGGCGAGCTGCGCGGCGAGGCCGCCTGTGGGAGCGATTTCGATAACGCAGCAGCGAACGGAATCGACGAGACGATCGGGCGCCACAAGTGAGACCTGCCCCACAAAGGCGGCCGGGTCGAGATAGCTGCCGGTGGTCAGGGCCAGTTGGGTGATGAGAAGCGCTTTGTACTCGGCGCCAAGGGAATGGGTGAGCCCCGATTTGTCGCTCATCCAGCAATCGTCGCCGGAGCAGGCCTGGGTATAGGCGGCGAGCGGCAGGTCAAGCTCATAACGGACGCGATCGGGGGATTTATAGTACATTTTCGCGGTGCCGGTCATCCCGCCCATCTGGTAGCTGAAATCGAATTCCGCCGTCGCAATCTGGCGCATCTTGTCCAAGCCGCCCATTGCTTCGGTGTGCTTGGCCAGGATTTCATTAAGCACTTGGGCCTGAGATGCTGCCGCCGCGAAGACGACCAGGAAAGCGAAGAAGATCTTACTCATGATTCAGCCGTTCCTTTCCGGCTTAGGAAATCAAAACGACTTCCGCAAGCCGCCCGTTGGATAATATCGGACGACAAGAGACGAGAGAGAGGGGGCAAAGTCTAAACATGACATCTGCGGTCAGTTATTAACGATGAGCTTCCGATTGGCCGGATTCCCGAGAGCTTCGGGAAGATTGGAGATGATGCCGTCGACGCCTGAAGCTGCCAACTTGCCGGCAGCGGCGACGTCATCGACGGTCCAGACGGCGACGTGAAAACCGGCCTGCTTCAGCCGCCGAACGAGCGCCGGTTTGGCGATGAGCTTGGAGAGATGGACGGCGGAGCAACGGAGGTGTTGGAGGCGCTCGATGAGATATGCAGCTAAGTCCAATTTTACCTTCATGTTACGAATCGGCCCGACGATGAGTGCGGTATGAGCGCTGGGAAGCAAGGCTTTGACACGCATCAGGATTTTGGCATTGAAGCTTGAATAAATCAACCTGTGATTGGATGCATGGCGGCCCAAAATCGCAATGATTTTGCTTTCGATCCCGGGTGATTTGATGTCGAGCACGATATCGATTTGCCCGGCGAACTCCTCGACGAAACGTTCGAAGTGGAGGACATGTTGTCGCGATTCGACGCGAAGCTTATCCACGACCTTGGAGGAGGTGCGGCTGAGATACCCGGAATAGCCGGTCATGCGGGCGAGGTGGTAGTCATGGAAGCAGTAGATGACGCCGTCCCGCGAGCAGCGCAGGTCAACTTCAAGAGCATCGGCGCCCCGCTCGCAGGCATAGCGAAAAGCGGCCAAGCTATTCTCGGGGAAGAGCTTTGACGATCCGCGGTGGGCGATGATGCGAGTCATGGATTAGGACGATAGGTGTTTGACAACGTCATTTCAACAAAAGATATTGACGAATCGGACCGCACTTCGGTCACAGTACTTATACCCCGTTGTGGCGGCTTTGACCAGTCGGCACGGCGAGAAGAGGAGGGATAGCAGGTGAAAGGCGTCGTTCTTGCCGGCGGGCTGGGAACCCGGCTGTTTCCGCTGACCAAGATCACCAACAAGCATTTGTTGCCGGTATATGACCAGCCGATGATCTACTATCCGATTCAGACGTTGGTCAAGGCGGGGATCACGGACATCATGATCGTCACTGGAGGTAATCACGCCGGAGATTTCCTGCAGTTGCTCGGCAATGGGAAGGAATTCGGATTGAACGGACTGCGGTACGCTTACCAGGAAGGTGAAGGCGGAATTGCGGCGGCGCTGGCGCTGGCGCGGCACTTCGTGGGGGACGACAAGTTCTGCGCGATTCTGGGCGACAACATCATCATGGATGACATCGGCGCGGCAGTGCGGCAATTTGACTCGGGCGGCAACGGGGCAGAGTTGTTTTTGAAGGAAGTGGAAGATGCACATCGATTCGGAGTGGCGGTGTTTGACCAGGAGCGGCGGCTGGTGGCGGTGGAGGAAAAGCCGGCGCAGCCGAAGAGCAAATATGCGGTAACGGGCGTATACTTGTACGAGGCGAAGGCGTTCAATGTGATCGAGACGCTGCGGCCGTCGGCGCGCGGTGAGTTAGAGATCACGGACGTTTCGAATCATTTCCTGCGGTCGGGGCGCTGCGGGTTTCACATATTGGAGGGCTGGTGGACCGACGCGGGCACCTTCGAGTCGCTGCACCGGGCGCAGGGCTACGTGAGGTCGCTACGATTGAACGCGGGAATCAAGGCAGGCGAGGATGATTGACGGAGTCAAGACCAAGGAATTGAAAGTTCACTGCGATGAGCGGGGCAATCTGTTCGAGGTCCTGCGGGCGGATGAGCCGCTGTTCAAACAGTTCGGGCAGGTCTATGTCACGACGGCTTATCCGGGAGTGGTCAAGGCGTGGCACATGCACAAGAAGCAGACCGACCAGATGTGCGTGGTCAAAGGGCGCGTGAAGTTCGTGCTGTACGACGGGCGGGAACATTCGCCGACCTATGGCGAGATCAACGAATTTTTTGCGGGGGATTTCCATCGCCTGCTGATTCAAATTCCGCCGGGGATTTATCACGGATTCAAGAACATCGGCACAGACGAGTGTTACGTGATGAACGTACCGACGCACACCTACAGTGCCGCCGAGCCGGACGAGTTTCGCGTTGACCCGCAAGATGCCAAGATTCCCTACGATTGGTCGCGCCACGATGGCTAAACGCTACCTGGTGTGCGGGGGCTGCGGGTTCATCGGGTCGAATTTTGTCCGGTTGCTGACGGAGTCGGAGCCGGAAGCGCAGATTACGGTTTACGACGCGTTGACATATGCCGGCGCGCTGGAGAATCTTGGCGGATTGCAGCAGCACCGGTTCATGGAGTTTGTGCGGGGCGACATCGCCGACCCCGAAGCGGTGGCGGCGGTGATCGGCAAGGGGTACGATCTGGTTGTCAACTTCGCGGCCGAGACGCACGTCGATCGGTCGCTGTATTACACGCAGCAGTTTGTGCGCACGAATATTTGGGGGGTGGAGGTGCTGTTGTCGGCGTGCCGCGAGCGGGAGATTCCGCTGCTGCAGATTTCGACGGACGAGGTCTACGGAGCGGCGGCCGAAGGCGAGTCATTTGATGAGACGGCGCCGCTAAATCCGAGCAGTCCGTATGCGGCGAGCAAGGCGGCGGCGGACTTGCTGGTGCTGGCAGCGATCAAGACGTTCGACCAGCGGGCGGCGATCGTGCGCACGACCAACAACTACGGACCGCGGCAGTTCCCGGAGAAGCTGATTCCCTACTTTCTGAATCTGATCCGCGAGGGTCAGCCGCTGCCGGTTTATGGTGACGGTCAACAACGACGGTGCTGGTTGTACGTGGAGGATTTCTGCGCGGGCCTGCTGCGGTTGGTGCGTGACTTCCCCGCCGGCGAAGTAGTCAACATCGGCGCCGACGCGGATTACGCCAACTTGGAGACAATACAACTGCTGCAGAAGATCGCAGGCGCCGACAGCGCAATCAAGCATGTTGCCGACCGACCGGCGCACGATCGCGGTTATCGGATTGATTCAAGCAAATTCGAACGTCGTTACGGTACGCTCAAGCAGCGGAGTCTGGAGAGCGGGCTGGCAGCGACGGTGGCGTGGTATCGTGAGAATCCGGCGATTTTTGCGCGCTTGCGCAAGTTAGACGCCGCCGGATTTGAATCGCGGCACTACCAGGCACGCTGAGGCGTATGAAGATCCTGATCGCCGGGGGAGCAGGACTGCTGGGGAGCGAATTGGTGCGCCGCCTCGGGGGGATTCACGAAGTCACCGCTACCTATCATACTCAGTCGCCGCCAGCGGGCGTGAGTACCCTCAGGGTCGACTTAAGCAACATCGCTGAAGTTCAGTCGCTGTTTGGCGGTCAAAGGTTTGACGTGGTGATCAATGCGGCGGGGGCGGCCGCGGTTGATCGATGCGAACAAGATCATCAACACGCCGAAGTCGGCAACATCGCGATTCCACGCTCGCTGGTGCAGGCGCTGGCCGCGAGCAAAACCCATCTCTATCATATTTCGACCGATTACGTGTTCGACGGCGAAGCCGGGCCATATGACGAGACGGCGCAAGCGCGGCCGATCAATTATTACGGCGCGACGAAGTGGCACGGGGAGCAAGTGATCGCGGCCAGCGGACAGCCGGCGACCATCGTGCGGGTCTGCTCGCTGTATTCGCTGG
Protein-coding sequences here:
- a CDS encoding GDP-mannose 4,6-dehydratase, giving the protein MAKRYLVCGGCGFIGSNFVRLLTESEPEAQITVYDALTYAGALENLGGLQQHRFMEFVRGDIADPEAVAAVIGKGYDLVVNFAAETHVDRSLYYTQQFVRTNIWGVEVLLSACREREIPLLQISTDEVYGAAAEGESFDETAPLNPSSPYAASKAAADLLVLAAIKTFDQRAAIVRTTNNYGPRQFPEKLIPYFLNLIREGQPLPVYGDGQQRRCWLYVEDFCAGLLRLVRDFPAGEVVNIGADADYANLETIQLLQKIAGADSAIKHVADRPAHDRGYRIDSSKFERRYGTLKQRSLESGLAATVAWYRENPAIFARLRKLDAAGFESRHYQAR
- a CDS encoding outer membrane beta-barrel protein, with translation MAKSIVSAFILTMLLTAAAAASQPAGTTALGVRLGLFTNKSNELNQPNDEVKLFGNRTNFYVEAYANYYLTRWLAGVLNLGSYSKGDITFDVYVNGVFDGQFLGQASIFPMQLGLKVSPFSTQFPGKARPYLEGGGAFIIGRETATLGPYDSYWARYTDGSVASESDWGWWLGGGAEIPLTEALSFDTMVKYLDNKFNGDIAGISNYSGWQFSIGIVYVFLRK
- a CDS encoding aspartyl protease family protein; translated protein: MSKIFFAFLVVFAAAASQAQVLNEILAKHTEAMGGLDKMRQIATAEFDFSYQMGGMTGTAKMYYKSPDRVRYELDLPLAAYTQACSGDDCWMSDKSGLTHSLGAEYKALLITQLALTTGSYLDPAAFVGQVSLVAPDRLVDSVRCCVIEIAPTGGLAAQLAINKQTYLIYQTVVDMDLATIISTYFDYRAVDGVMVPFRTIERTEAGLVAGSNEVLSAKFNQPIDNALFRDPRAGTEALTTIKSDSVIVPFEFWNNHAYVEVNIDDRRKHYFIFDSGAGGSAINARLVDSLNVSKLADIEAHGVGGAQQTPAYKLDRLVIGTLEFVDLPVFAVDLSAIEQASNRTIDGIIGYDVLSRCIVSIDYDKKLLVLYSNATAPRASWGDYCDLTIDFHLPYVAGKVNDSIPGLFRIDTGSGSTIDFNSPFVQRNRLIGGDRSQYQEIRAVGIGGGSTGLMGVLPAIELCGRRVDSLLVNFSTSSAGIFSGEHTAGNIGAGLLKRFRVTFDYANEKLYLAPLAGPAPALSGFERTGLTLRSQNDTVFVDAVRTGSAAAGLIEPGDQLLSVNATSTVGTPLAEVEQQLVVAPGDSVNLKIRRGERIIKVRLILDSAY
- a CDS encoding dTDP-4-dehydrorhamnose 3,5-epimerase family protein, which produces MIDGVKTKELKVHCDERGNLFEVLRADEPLFKQFGQVYVTTAYPGVVKAWHMHKKQTDQMCVVKGRVKFVLYDGREHSPTYGEINEFFAGDFHRLLIQIPPGIYHGFKNIGTDECYVMNVPTHTYSAAEPDEFRVDPQDAKIPYDWSRHDG
- a CDS encoding SDR family oxidoreductase, with translation MKILIAGGAGLLGSELVRRLGGIHEVTATYHTQSPPAGVSTLRVDLSNIAEVQSLFGGQRFDVVINAAGAAAVDRCEQDHQHAEVGNIAIPRSLVQALAASKTHLYHISTDYVFDGEAGPYDETAQARPINYYGATKWHGEQVIAASGQPATIVRVCSLYSLDLGVRSNLYNSVVAALAQGQQYVAATDLWSNPTNVADVADAFADLLALGATPPVIHLAGREHLSRHAFACRVARHAGYDSAHVLAATTAELKLKAVRPRRAGLISRQAAALLGHDLPAFPQV
- a CDS encoding glycerophosphodiester phosphodiesterase yields the protein MAAFRYACERGADALEVDLRCSRDGVIYCFHDYHLARMTGYSGYLSRTSSKVVDKLRVESRQHVLHFERFVEEFAGQIDIVLDIKSPGIESKIIAILGRHASNHRLIYSSFNAKILMRVKALLPSAHTALIVGPIRNMKVKLDLAAYLIERLQHLRCSAVHLSKLIAKPALVRRLKQAGFHVAVWTVDDVAAAGKLAASGVDGIISNLPEALGNPANRKLIVNN
- a CDS encoding NTP transferase domain-containing protein, whose product is MKGVVLAGGLGTRLFPLTKITNKHLLPVYDQPMIYYPIQTLVKAGITDIMIVTGGNHAGDFLQLLGNGKEFGLNGLRYAYQEGEGGIAAALALARHFVGDDKFCAILGDNIIMDDIGAAVRQFDSGGNGAELFLKEVEDAHRFGVAVFDQERRLVAVEEKPAQPKSKYAVTGVYLYEAKAFNVIETLRPSARGELEITDVSNHFLRSGRCGFHILEGWWTDAGTFESLHRAQGYVRSLRLNAGIKAGEDD
- a CDS encoding 6-phosphofructokinase, translating into MRVGIVTGGGDCPGLNAVIRAVVRKGINKNGWEIVGIREGWKGLMGDTNVQPLGINDVSGILHRGGTILKTSRTNPFKNGDGIEEVLRNIKDLELDCIVAVGGEDTLGVAQKMSALGINVVGIPKTIDNDLSGTDTTFGFDTAINIAMEAIDRLHTTAESHNRVLVIEVMGRHTGWIALYAGVAGGADVILIPERPVLVDKVCELIRKRHKRGKDFSIVVVAEGAKVSFDNKVDANGSLIVKDMGVDQFGHVRLGGIGTLLADEIEKRTKFEARAVILGHIQRGGAPTAFDRVLATRYGSAAVDFIRDGKFGQMVALRGNEIVGAELTEAVYSLKKVDERLIEMAEEYIG